A window of Tautonia plasticadhaerens contains these coding sequences:
- a CDS encoding diguanylate cyclase, with protein MKILIAEDQAPAALYLRRTLERMGHRPAVAPDGEAAWEMLERDGADVLISDWMMPRLDGLGLCRRIRAVEHDRYTYVILLTARNNRDDRLEGLHAGADDFLTKPPDPDELNLRLQIAGRILAVHAELGRRNARLAELATTDALTGVRNRRRFHEDLDLLLSQARRLREPLSLVMLDVDNFKSFNDSFGHPAGDEVLRRVGAMLQSSVRGHDLVARYGGEEFAVLLPATGTEEAVLVSERLRSAFRSEAWPHRPVTASLGLDTAGPVEFQGADDLIRRADEALYRSKREGRDRVSAFTDRLAGPAPSPPADALPSPPSLAL; from the coding sequence ATGAAGATCCTCATCGCCGAGGACCAGGCCCCCGCCGCCCTCTACCTCCGCCGGACCCTGGAACGCATGGGACACCGGCCCGCCGTCGCCCCCGACGGCGAGGCCGCCTGGGAGATGCTCGAACGCGACGGCGCCGACGTGCTCATCTCCGACTGGATGATGCCCCGCCTCGACGGCCTCGGCCTCTGCCGCCGGATCCGGGCCGTCGAGCACGACCGCTATACCTACGTCATCCTCCTGACCGCCCGCAACAACCGGGACGACCGCCTGGAGGGCCTCCACGCCGGGGCCGACGACTTCCTCACCAAGCCCCCCGACCCCGACGAGTTGAACCTCCGGCTCCAGATCGCCGGCCGGATCCTCGCCGTCCACGCCGAGCTGGGCCGGCGCAACGCCCGGCTCGCCGAGCTGGCCACCACCGACGCCCTCACCGGCGTCCGCAACCGACGCCGTTTCCACGAGGACCTCGACCTGCTGCTCTCCCAGGCCAGGCGGCTCCGGGAGCCCCTCTCCCTGGTGATGCTCGACGTCGACAACTTCAAGTCGTTCAACGACTCCTTCGGCCACCCGGCCGGCGACGAGGTCCTCCGGCGCGTCGGGGCGATGCTCCAGAGCTCGGTGCGCGGCCACGACCTCGTCGCCCGATACGGCGGCGAGGAGTTCGCCGTGCTCCTGCCGGCCACCGGCACCGAGGAGGCGGTCCTGGTCTCCGAGCGGCTCCGATCCGCCTTCCGATCCGAAGCCTGGCCCCATCGCCCCGTGACCGCCAGCCTCGGGCTCGACACCGCCGGCCCGGTCGAGTTCCAGGGCGCCGACGACCTCATCCGACGCGCCGACGAGGCCCTCTACCGCTCCAAACGCGAGGGCCGGGACCGCGTCTCCGCCTTCACCGACCGCCTCGCCGGGCCCGCCCCCTCCCCCCCCGCCGACGCCCTCCCGTCACCCCCTTCCCTCGCCCTCTGA